GAGCACGTTTGAACTAACCACCACCTTATTGGACCTTGCTAGTTTGGGCATGATCAACTGTTGAGGAACATTTTAATCACTCGTGGACAAATGGGCGCCTTAGACTCAAACATCAAGTTCGGCCCGAACAGCCTTATCTTTTTGGTGACCCAAATAGGCTCGGGCTCATCCATCGATCAATTCTTGCTAAAAAAATATGGCTACTTCTGAAGATGAATTTCCGGGGTAGACCTCCCTCCCTTTTGGCCAAGAAAAGGTGCCTTGAACAGGTTATAAAGGACAAAGCCTTGTCCTTCCATCAAGTCCCTCCCATTGCGGCTAATAGGAGATTATTGCAAAGCTGGTCGCTCAACCCCCTTCATTTTGGCGAGCTGATGGATTTCGCCCTCCTCCTGGCTTCCTTCCGAGACGGCCCCTTACCAACCTTAGAGCCGTGCTTGGTTTCTTTTGTTGGTAGtgctctctcttttctatttgTGTTGGTTTAGGCTTGCTGGTTCTGTGCCGTTGTTTgaccttttccttcccttgcccTTGGCTTGGTTTCTTTTACCTTGGCCCCATTTCACTCGCTCTGACTTGTCGTCTAcgtgagtgcaagtttttgggaCCGAGTTTTTGCTGTATAGCTATATATAGCTCTTTGGTTTAAAGTcaaaatatttcttaccttcaccaaagaaaataaaaataaatctctctctattatataatagagagagagacttaaATCCATGGTCACTCATTAGTGTCAATGCCATACTAaaattgtgtgtgtgtgtgtgtgtgagagagacacacacacacttaaATCCATGGTCACTCACCACTCACTAGTTTCAGTACCATAACACAAAGCCTATAGGCTCAAGCCCAGTCCGAGCTTGTCAAAGCTGAAGAAAACGTGGGTCAGTCAATTCGAGGCCCATCAAAACCAGTTCTCATCTTAAATTCGAGGTGCATAAATCTTTGGAAAAGTCATTTTGACTTTTAAAGAAGTCGCGGAAAAGTTACAATTTGCAAACGACCCTAAAAAGATACGAATCGTTTTGAAGTAGAGCAATAATTTTcaaatgtatttattttacaaaaaataaataatttgattattttttttaaattaattgcataacttctaaaaataaattaacacaAAGCTTCGTCCACAAAGAAGTTTAGGcaaaaattgttattgatagtgtaaacatttttcattgactaattattttaagcaaaatagagaattgtttttagaaaattatttatcaaatcatttatttttcgtggAAAAAGccttattttctaatttagttttatatttttgtaaatgaacATGAGATAACATGGGTCGGTCGATTCATGCATAACTCGTGCAAGTTTAACCTATATGTATATCCTTATTGTATCGTGTGTACTAAGACCATAGAGGCTGATATATAAACattaataacaaataattaattagtagTTATGCATGGACGGTGGCTTTCATTAGCATGCCCTTCTAACAGCCCTTGACCCACCAAAATATTTCCACCGTATAATCAATttctctaaatattttgatttataaGTATAATGACTAGGTCTGAAGAGGACAAACTAGGGCGAGAGAGTCCAGACATGGAGCAACTCCTAGTAGACTTTTAGGACACCGAAAGTGGTAGGAATAAACGGAATTATGCATTGAGAGCGTTCAAGGATTATATATATGAAACTAGAATTAACTCAAGAGAGGCGCCTTTTGATGTGATGGGTTTTGAGTTTGAACACTACTAGGATGGACTACATGCTTAGAATGTGCTTACTTATATGTTAAAGGACAAAACCGTGAGGCTTAGTATGAGATGGGCAAAAATGGACAATACTTCTAGTGTGATAATCCAAGAATGTTACAATAACTAATTTATATCGCTTGTTTACGGGATTTATATGCATGTGATCTCCCTCCACCcattacttcaaatttttgggaTAGACTTTCTAATATGATATCGGGGTCACATTCTATATATGTGAATTCTAATTCTGACGAGTTGGATTTTGCAGTGCATGTGATTCTCCACCTAGCATGGGAGAAAAATGGGTTAATTGTATGACTTGGACTATTCTAAGTCAGCCAACTAAATCATCGGCGGATGCATTCAAGACCAACTTCGACCACTGATTTTTTtcagttcttttcttttgcttggtGCATTAATGATCACAGTCATTTTAACGCAAGCTCGACACGCTAAAAGATtacttgaccaaaaaaaaaaaaatgagaattgtCTTCTTAACCGTTAagttagccaaaaaaaaaaaaaaaagaaaggaaaggagaaattATGGTTCCGATACCGTCCTTGAAATTGATTCGAGTTCTCTATTCCTTCGAACTTAACGTTTGATTACAGTACCTATGCAATTGCATGTGGCATTAGAAGTTAGAACTCCTTCTCCCATGGGGATTCTTGCTTCTTCCCATAGCAATTCATCATGTCTATTCAAGCttgtttgttttacaaagtCACTTTGATTAACTTCTTCGCAACTTAACAAAATGGTTACTCAACCTTGTCCAGTCTTACTTTAAAAATCAATGAGACGAGTCAAATTCGCTAAAGAGGTCATTGATTccaaaaaagttttttttcgGAATATCTAGAAGAAAGGGATTGACCACAGGCCTAACCGATCATTTTGGACAAATTAGACGACACATTTGTATCTAATGGATGGGCTTGAAACCAGGGTCCAATTAAGAAGTTTCAAGACTAGGCCAGAATAAAGTTATATACATTCTTATCTATAgccacaaataaaaatttgggatAACTATCCTTCTCAAGGAATTGGCATTAGCAAAGTTCAGATCGGAACATGGGTTTACGATGTTAGGATtcagaattattttttaagtggGTGAGTTTGAACTAATTATCGCCTTCTTGGACCTCATTGGACTTAACGGTACTCGATTTAGGACGCTACAGGGATAGGTGACACGCTGAGAAAGGGCCTACCTATATGCCAAAGATCAAAATCATGAGGTTCGGTAAGGGACAAGTGGAGACGAATGATACTCATCACTTGTTTACGAGGTTTATATACATGTGGTCTCCCTCTATctattagtttaaatttttgggataaacttTCTAACTTAGTACCATAATTATGTTCTATCTTAGTTAATTCCACAACATTCGGACCCCATTCGTTAAATTACACTTGTCGTTCCTAATTCAATTTAGATGATGAGGATTGCTGGCCCTCGAAGAGTTTTTGGTGTGCATGTTATTCTCCATCTAGCAAGGGCAAAAAATGGGGTAATTATTTGACTGGGTCTCCTCTAAGTCAACCAACAAAATCATCGGCCCAAGCATTGAGACCAACGTGACCACTTGCCTTTgcagtctttttcttttgcttggtGCATTAATGGTCCCAGTCATTTTAAAGCAAGCTCAACATGCTAAAAGATTACTtgacgaaaaataaaaataaaatgaaaatgagaaatgtCTTCTTAACCATTAAGttatagaaaaaatagaaaaggaaaggacAGATGACGGTTCCGACACCGTCGTTGAATTCCTTCGAGCTTAATGTTTGATTTAATACCTACGCAATCGCATGTGGCGTTAGAAGTCAGAGCGTCTTACTTCGTGGGGATTCTTGCTTCCTCCGATGGCAATTCATCGTGTCTATTCAAGCTCGTTTGATTTACAAAGTCACTTTGATCTTCTTTTTCGCAACTCGCCAAAACAGTTGGTCTACTTGATTTTCGATCCCAcctaatttgactttgaaaatCAATAAGATGGGTGAAATTCATTGAAGAGGTCATCCATCTTAAGGAAGTTTCTTTCGGAGAGTCTAGAAGAAAGGGATCGACCGCAGGCCTAGTCATTCTTTAGAAGATGATGGACAACGCATTTGGATCCAATGGATAGTCATGAAACCCcggtccaattaaaaagtttcaaGACCGGACCGAAATAAAGTTATATACATTTTCGTTCACCGTCACAAATGAATTGGGTTGTTAGGGGATCTCATAACAACTCTTTTCGAGAAATGGGCATCGGCAAAGTTCTGATAGGAGAAAAATATGGTCAATAGGTTTAGGATGTTATGATTTAAAATTACTTTTGAAGTGGGCAAGCTAGAACTAACCATCACCTTCTTGGACCTCGCTAGTTCGGGAACATTTTTACGACTCATGGACAAAAGGATGCCTTTAGGCTTGAGATTGAGTTCGGCCCGACAATCCAACCCTGTCTTTTTGGCGACCAAATAGGTCCAGGCTTGTCCATTGATCAAGccttgctaaaaaaaaaagcatggcTACTTCTGAatatgaatctctctctctctctctctttagaTCAGCCTTAAATCCATGGTCCCTGCTTAGTGCCAATGCCATACCAAAATTTAACACAAAGCCTATAGGCTCAAGCATAGTCAGGCCCAGTCTAAGCTTCTAAAAATAAAGGCAACGTAGGCCAGTCAATTCGAGGCCCATCAAAACCAGTTCTTGATTATTGATGCATCTTAACTTTTACGTGCATACAAATCATTTTGACTTTCGAAGAAGTAACAAAAAAGTGACAATGATCACTTTGCAAACGACCCTAAAACAACATAAATCGTTTTAAAGTAGAGCAGTATGGCATATATACATGCTTGAAACAAAGTTGTGAAGATCGGACATGAAAGCCGAGTGATCATGACATCGTGAATTGGTCAAAGCCACAATAACAAGTGAAAATATACCATGAGTTCTAATTTAATTCATTATCGTAGATAGTGTTTTATGGTCTTGCCTTATACGTGAACAATTTATATTGTTATgttatataaaacaaaaaacaattacTTAATTTTAGGGGATTCCAACCTTTTCCGTTCccttaattttttgtgatcGTTTAGTTTACAAATGacgttttgaagttaacaattCTATTCttatttcttaaatatttaCATATTACTTACCCCGGTTGTGGATGTTAGGGACAGCCATGTCAACACAATGGTGGCTAGCATGACCGTCTATGTGGTACCTGAATACGAGTAGATGTGGAAAGCCACAACCAAGTATATAGTTTTGGGGTACTAATAAAGAAGTTGGCCCTAAGGAGGCAGGCTATGGACAACAAAAAGTAGTACTTAGTGGAGTGGGTGAAGAGGGTCACGGGGAGCGGGCGCCAATTCGCCTAGTCCACCACACTCGTTGCGCTCATGGGGTTTAGATTGATGAAAGGCATTGAGGAGGTTCAAATTTAGGATTTCCTAGCTCTAATTTCAcgtgaaattttataaaatcacaGCTCAAATGAAGACATGATTTACTATACTAAAGCGGAAACAAGCCTATACAATCCCGATCGAAATCAAATTCCAACTTCGGTTAAAGGAGTTTTGGTTCTCTCTTTTTCGAACTGCTGTTGCAGAAATCGAATTTGAATGCAACGCCAATATACAAACACATGGCGTGCAAcacagctcctcctcctcctccttcttcatcttcatcttcatcttcattgcgAATGCTGTCGAAACCTTGAATCGCCACCAGACCATGAAGAGGCCTCTCACGCTAACCGCAAGAGCTCGCGGCTGGCGGGTCCGAGCTTACTTTTCCGCGTCGGCTTCGCCGGAGACCCGACCGCAGACGCCCGAACGCCAGAGCACCGCTGTCTCGACGAACCCGCCGGCGGCTGGCGCCCGCGCGAGCCCTGCGCCGGCCCGGCACGCCGTCCAAGCCTCCCTGATGAGCCTCGTCGAGAGTCATGTCCGTTCGGACTGGCGGGGCTCGCCTTCTCCTCTGTTGCTCCGGCTCGGCGAGCCCATCGATAGCAGGTTGTGCAGGCACGTGATCAGAGGCTACACGAGCCAGGGCAAGCACCTCCATTCCGTGTTCGTGTTCATCCAGATGCAGCGAGTCGGCGTGCGCCCCGACTCGTTCACGTTCGCTCCGGTCCTCAAGTCCGTCGCGCGGTTGTGCCTCCGGGAGATGGGGAGGTCCGTGCATGCTTACGCGGCCAAGGCGAACGTCGATGGCGACGTTTACGTGGGTACTTCGCTCGTTAATTTATACAGCGGGTGTATGCTGATCGGGGATGCCCATaaggtgtttgatgaaatgggTGAGAGGAATTCTGTTTCTTGGAATGCGCTGATAACTGGTTACACCCATAATAGGAAATTTGCGGAAGCTCTCGATTTGTTTAGGGAAATGCAGGCTGATGGGGTCGAACTGACTGAGGTCACAATGGTGGGGGCTTTATCGGCTTGTGCTCACTTGGGGGCTTTGAGTCTCGGCAAGTGGATTCATGAGTATATCGACTGCTACGGATTaagtttgaatgagtttctggGTACTGCCCTGGTGGACATGTATGCTAAATGTGGAGCTGTAATGGAGATGGAGAAGGTTTTTATAACAATGCGAGCAAAAAATGTCTATACATGGAATGCCTTGATTTCGGGCTTCGCCATGAATGGACACGGTGAAGCTGCTTTACAGGCTTTCTCTAGGATGATAATGGAGAACCTGAAGCCTGATGGTGTCACATTTTTGGGCATATTGTGTGCTTGTTGTCACGAAGGTCTTGTTGATGAGGGGAAGAAGTACTTTAGGATCATGAAGGAGGAGTTTGGATTGCGTCCAGGAATTGAGCATTATGGATGTATGGTAGATTTACTTGGTCAAGCTGGATTGTTTAGTGAAGCTCTACATCTAGTCCAAAATATGGACTTGAAACCGGATCCAATCATTTGGCGGACTCTGCTGGGTGCTTGCCGAACCCACCGTAATGTTCCATTGGGCAGGTATGCGGCGAGGAAGCTTCTTGAGTTGGAGCCTACTAATGCCGAAAATTATGTTTTGCTTTCAAATATATATGCTCAGGATTCTATGTGGGATGAAATAGCACAATTGAGGGCAGTGATGAACCAAAGAGGAATTGCCAAAGTGGCTGGATGCAGCTCAATTGAAATTGGAAATGTAGTTTATGAATTTGTCGCATCGGATTGTCTAAAACCGGAGGTACGTGACTTATTGGATGACATAAGGAAGGAACTGAAGCAGATGGGTTATGCTGCAAACACTGGCTTGGCCTTGTATGACattgaggaagaggaaaaggaaagttCTGTTGCATTTCACAGTGAGAAAATTGCTTTGGCATTCGGCCTTATGAAATCTCCTCCTGGATCAACTATAAGAATAGTTAAGAATCTTAGAGTTTGTCAAGACTGCCATGTCTTTTTTAAGCTCGTCTCATTGGTTTATAAGAGGGAGATCAGCCTTCGAGATAGAAATCAGTTCCATCATTTTGCTGGAGGCTCATGTTCCTGCAGAGATCACTGGTGATACCATCCATTACGGGCGATGTCAGAAAGTGTTTGCTCTTGCGGCCCCCTATTTTTTCCCAGGATACATTTGGTCGGAGTTTGTAAATGGAGCTTAAGCTATTGTCATTGTTCACCGGCACCAGATGAATTGTTTAAGTGAAGTGGAATGCATAAAGGCTTCTGTGAGGGTTTAGCAGCCAAGTCTGGTCCTTGTCTACACTATAAAGCCATTGGAACTTCTTGAACTATCTAGAGCTTCTTCCATTTGCACTGAATCTGGTTCTTGCTTGTGGTTTAATAGCAGGCTGGAAGTGAAGATCTTTTGCTCTTTGCAGAGATGAAGATGACGATCGAGAACTTATTGCTTCCTTTACAAGTATGTCTGTTTCTCAGCCTGTTTCTCAGCCCTCTGGGACGCCTTGTTCTTCTTGTCTTAATTGGTAAGTgtactaaatattttcatagaacTCTACATATTACTATTGCTATGTTTAATCTATGAATTATTCTTAGGTCCACTACCAGTGTGAAACTATCATTGCACATTCACCCTGAGATTAATAACATGTGTTTTTGGAGCTGGTTTTGCAACCAAACCTTTCCACATATCAACTGTCCAATGGTGAATGTGTAAACAATTTCTTATGCCGGTAGTGGAcctaataaaaatcattaatgtATATAAGCGATGTGATATATCCTCTATGGAGATTGAGAAATTTTAGGAGTGTCAGAATGATCAGCCAGTCAGAGCAAGATTCAAGTAGCCAGATTGATAGAGGGAGATACATGCCATAATGGTAGCTGAAAGTTTGTTTAAAATGAACTAGGAAAGGTACAGGAAAATCCTTCACAGCACATTATTGGAAGTACATACCGGCAAAGCGAAGATTAGGCTGTATCACTAGAGGCTTGTTGAAATTTTTACTAAGCATGAGGTTGCTGCAGCATCTTCTCCCCTCTACTTTTGGGCTGCTGATCTCCTATAGTCTCAAACCATAATGACCCAATATCTGCACTGTGATTTGGTTGATACACTGGATCATCTCAGCTGTCAAGTGGTTTTGCTATCTCCCACCTTCCATCTTCTGAAGAATGCATCAAATCCAACTATTGCCTCTTCCTAAGTGGAGTTCACTCATGATTCCATTTTTGTTGGCTTCTACGCTGCTCAGATTCTTGAGACTGCAGAGTTCTATATCTCCGAACCGCTCccttatttccttcttttgaatATGGACCACCCAAGAACTCAGCCGATAAATTCATGTGACCTGAAGTGTCTCTCTTTACATCTTCAAACTTGAAGAAAAGCACTTTCCCTTGTTCCTCCAGACTTGCTCTGTAATATCCCAACACATGATCCCAAAAGGGTCCTGCAAGAGAAACCCCTCTGCAGAATTTCTCAAACGCCTCTTCTAAAGaaattgattctctctctcccaccttTACCTTCTCTGCTAGGAAAATCCAAAGAGAGACAAGAACATCACCAACATTTCTAGCTAGATAACTTAGAACCACTTCTAGTGATGGCATCCGGCAGTGCAGTGTAAGAGATATGAGTTGCAAGTAGTCTTGGAGAGGGAATGGAAGTCAAACTAGTAATTGGGTCATTCTTGTATGCTTGCAATTCCAAGGAAGGCATGCAAATATGGGGACTGCTTTTGAGCAAAGGGTGTGACGAGAGATGGAATTGGTGTCTCCTTTCAATGGTGT
The nucleotide sequence above comes from Eucalyptus grandis isolate ANBG69807.140 chromosome 2, ASM1654582v1, whole genome shotgun sequence. Encoded proteins:
- the LOC104434355 gene encoding pentatricopeptide repeat-containing protein At1g08070, chloroplastic — protein: MKRPLTLTARARGWRVRAYFSASASPETRPQTPERQSTAVSTNPPAAGARASPAPARHAVQASLMSLVESHVRSDWRGSPSPLLLRLGEPIDSRLCRHVIRGYTSQGKHLHSVFVFIQMQRVGVRPDSFTFAPVLKSVARLCLREMGRSVHAYAAKANVDGDVYVGTSLVNLYSGCMLIGDAHKVFDEMGERNSVSWNALITGYTHNRKFAEALDLFREMQADGVELTEVTMVGALSACAHLGALSLGKWIHEYIDCYGLSLNEFLGTALVDMYAKCGAVMEMEKVFITMRAKNVYTWNALISGFAMNGHGEAALQAFSRMIMENLKPDGVTFLGILCACCHEGLVDEGKKYFRIMKEEFGLRPGIEHYGCMVDLLGQAGLFSEALHLVQNMDLKPDPIIWRTLLGACRTHRNVPLGRYAARKLLELEPTNAENYVLLSNIYAQDSMWDEIAQLRAVMNQRGIAKVAGCSSIEIGNVVYEFVASDCLKPEVRDLLDDIRKELKQMGYAANTGLALYDIEEEEKESSVAFHSEKIALAFGLMKSPPGSTIRIVKNLRVCQDCHVFFKLVSLVYKREISLRDRNQFHHFAGGSCSCRDHW